A region of the Polaribacter sp. L3A8 genome:
AGGGCATGCAGATGAAATTTCTTGGTATGTAAATTATATTTCTGATAACGGTTTAATTTACGTGATTAGAAACGGTGGATCAGATCATCAAATTGCGCCGAGTAAAATTGTAAACATTCATACTAAAAACGGAATAGTAAAAGGTGTTTTTGGATGGCCAGCAATTCATACCAGAGATAAAGCTAATGAACAAGCACCTAAACCAGATAATATTTTTATTGATACAGGTTGCGCTACTAAAGAAGAAGTAGAAGCTTTAGGCGTTCATGTTGGTTGTGTAATTACCTACCCAGATGAATTTCATATCTTAAACGGAGATAAATTTGTTTGTAGAGCTTTAGACAACAGAATGGGTGGTTTTATGATTGCCGAAGTTGCGCGTTTATTAAAAGAGAACAAAAAAGAATTGCCTTTCGGATTGTACATTACAAACTCTGTACAAGAAGAAATTGGTTTACGTGGTGCAGAAATGATTACACAAACCATAAAACCAAATGTTGCCATTGTTACAGACGTAACACATGATACTACAACTCCAATGATCGAGAAAAAATCTGCTGGTCTTTTAGAATTGGGTAAAGGTCCTGTTATTGCTTATGCTCCTGCCGTACAACAAAAATTACGTGATTTAATTACAGAAACTGCCGAAGCTAAAAAGATTCCTTTTCAGCGTTCTGCACTTTCTAGAGCAACCGGTACAGATACAGATGCTTTTGCGTATAGCAATGGTGGCGTTGCTTCTGCATTAATTTCTTTACCACTAAGATATATGCATACCACAGTAGAAATGGTGCATAGAGATGATGTAGAAAACGTTATTAAAATGATTTACGAAACATTATTAAACATTAAAGGAGGAGAAACTTTTTCTTACTTTGAATAATATATAAAACGCAAAGGCACTAGTTTTCGCAAAGGTCGCAAAGAATAATTAATACTACTTTGTGACCTTTGCGGTTTCTTTGCGAACTTTGCGGTTAAAAACATGGATGAACTCATAGACATTTTAACTCCCGAAGGAAAACCTACAGGAAAAACAGCTTTAAAATCTGAAGCACATAAAAATGGTTGGTTTCATGCCACTGTTCATGTGTGGTTATTTACTTCGGATGAAAAAATAGTACTTCAAAAAAGAGCATTGACTAAAAAAGTATTTCCAGGCATGTGGGATATTTCTGTAGCAGGACATGTTGGTGCCGGAGAGCATATTATTACAGCTGCAAAAAGAGAAGTCTTAGAAGAAATAGGTTTGCAATTAACCGAAAAAGACCTCATAAAAATTGGGACAAGAATTCATCAGGTTACTCATGCAAACGGAATTATAGATAACGAACATCATCATGTTTTTATCGCAGAATTAAAAGTATCTATATCAACATTAACCATTCAAAAAGAAGAAGTTGATGCAATTCAATTATTTAATTTATCAACTTTAAAAAATACAGAAAGCCTAGATAATATTTTACTTTCTAGGTTTCATGACTATTATTGTTCGGTTTATAATCAAATATTAAAAAACATTCAAAATTCACATCAAAATGAAAAAAAATAAAGTTGTAAATTTATTTGGAGACAACAGTAATATTCAAAATACAGAAGTAAATTACTCTACATTATTAGAAAAATTTGTAAATCACTTTGATGATGAATTTAAAGATTATGAATACCACGAAGACGTTTATGAGTTTGCCCAAAATACTTGGAACTTAGGTAATATGCGATCTATTTTAGATACATCTGAATTTAAAAACATTATTAAGTTAGCAAAAGAAGATGGAGAAGATTATCGATTAATAGAAAAAATGACAAGCCACAAAGTCAAACATTTTAAGGAATTTACAGAATTTATAGTCGATTTTTATTTCTTTGAAAAGAATGGAACCCCAAAATTAAATGTAACAACACAATCTGAAGACGACTACCTTTCTGAGATGTTACAAATGGATTTCCCTAATGAAGAAACTGATGATTTTGAAGAAAACTTTATTAATAGATCTGCAATTTCTATAAAACCGCTGCAACCCTTTGTAGATTGGCATAACACTATTTATCCCGATTCGAAGATTGATATAGCTACTTTTAATGACGTTAATATTTATCTCATTAACAATAGTAGTTTTGAGGATATTGAAGCGCATTTAAAAAAGAAGTTTGATAAATATTTTATGATGGAACTAGATGGTTGGCACACCAATAAAAAAGAATGGCCACAAAGACGTAATTACAAAATGTTTAAAAATTGGTTTCAAGTAGATATTTCTACAGCTGTTTACGATTTAGAAAAAACGCCAGTTAGCAAAAGTGAGGAGTAAAGTTTATCAACAAATAAAAAAGGATGAAAAACGCAATAGCAGAACGTGTTTTCGATTTTAAAAAACTACCCACTTTTAACTTATTAGCTACAAAAAAGATACTTGAAATAGCATCTCAAGTATCTTTTTAGAAAAAGGTAACGTTATTTTACATTAAAACGACACAAAACACAAGCAATTTTACATTATACAAAATGGAGAAATTAGCTTGTATAAAAATTCTAGAGACCAAAAATATTTAATAGACATCTGTGATGATGGAGATGTTTTTGGTTTAAGACCTTTAATAAGTAAAGAAAACTATTTATTAGACGCCTTATATTGGTTTTGATATTGCAATAATCAATCAAATACTAGAAAGACATCACGTACCAAGTCTTAAAAATAAAACATTAGATACAGAAATTCTAAACACCCTGTTTACCAAAACTCACTACCACAAGAGCGTTATACTTTAGACAGATTTTGTGTCTAATAAAATGTACCTAAAAGCGATAGACATACCGCAAGTAGAGATGCTTTAATTACTACCATTGTCTTTTTAAAAATAATAGCTCGTTTAAATAAACGACAACAATCTAGCTCTTAAATATTTACTTTCTTAACTTATTATTGTTGTATAAACTTTGTTATGAGTTTTAAGCAATAAATTTAGTAAATAATTACTGACCAAGAAAGTCCGCAAGTACTTTAGCTAGTAAGCAAAAAGGCATCAATAAAGGTTGCCCTTTGTTACCTAAGGCTTTTATTTTCTTTTCAAATTTTTGCATTTCATTTACTAACTTGATTTAAGTATGATTTATATTCTACAATAACAATTATACCAATTATCAATAATTCTAGGATAAAATATATCCATCCTAGTTCTGTCAGTTTTTCAGAATACTTAATTAACAATCCAATGGAAATTAACGAATAGATAATATTACTAATTATTAATATTCTTAAAAAAGGTTTCCAATTTGACCTCACAAACATGTTACAGCTCATTGAGTAAATAAACAAGCAAAATGCAATTCCAGATAATAGATATAATGTCTTTTTAGGCATTCCGAAATGCTGTTCCAATTGCGCTAAAATTCCGAATAATGAAATTGCAGTTAGTAAAGCTCCGAAAGCGTCGATCAGAAAAATCCGTTTTGGATTGGTTTTAAGTTCATTCAGAAAGTTTTGTTTCCAATTTAACATATTAAATATTTGCTATTACGTCCCATTTTCAAACTTGCAGGTTCCGTTTCTATATCAGAACAACGCATAAATAATTTTGCTCCCTTAATATTCTAAACCTATAATTTCTCTAACCTTATCTAAAGTTTTTATCAAATTTATAGAGAAATCAAAAGTCATTAAATCACTTTCTTTTTTGTTTGTTTTTAGAAGATTATTAAAATGTATTGTTTCAAAATTATAACCAATTGTTTTATAATTAAAATCAATAATTTCTTCTTTACCATTTTCTATAACAGTTACCGTTGTAGGCATATGAAACATGGTATTTATTTTTATAACACCTCTTTCGCAAGTAAAAACGGCCTCTGTGGCTGTATCTTCTACCAACGTGCTTTTTAGAACTGCTTTGGTACCTGTATAATTAAAAGTCATGTTACAAGAAGAGTCTGCTCCATTATCAAAAAAAGTAGCGTCTGCTTCTATAATATCTGGCTTACCTAAAGTAGACAAGGCTGCAAAAATTGGATAAATACCAATATCTAACAAGCTACCGCCACCCACTTCTTTTTTAAACAATCTGCTATCATTATCAAATGCTCTAAAAAAACCAAAATCTGCTTCTAATTTTAAAATTTTTCCAAATTTTTCATTTTTAAGACTTTCTAAAACATAGGTATAATGTGGTAAAAAATAGGTCCATAAAGCTTCCATCAATAACACATTATTTTCTTTGGCTACCGCTATCATTTCTTCTACTTCTTGCAAATTCATTGCAAAAGGTTTCTCACATAAAACGGCTTTTTTATGTTGTAAACAAAGTATAGCATGTTCTTTATGAAAACTATGTGGTGTTGCAATATAAACAGCATCTACCTCTGCATCTTTTGCTAAATCTAGATACGAGTTATAGGCTTTTTTTGAGTTATATGTACTAGCAAATTCATTCGCATTTTCTTGACTTCTAGATGCTACAGCAACTAATTCTGCATTTTCTACTGTTGCTAAATCTGCAGCAAATTTTTGAGCAATATTACCTAATCCTATAATTCCCCATTTAATTACTTTCTTTTCCATAATCTATTAAATTTCTACTGTTTTAAAATCATCTGTATAATTGTCTTTAGAAGGCATAAATGTTTGAATAATAATTGCAATTCCCATTACTAACGCACACCCTAATAAATTTAGCCATAAATACGGCAACCAATCAAGTAAAAATACGGTAATAATTAAAGCTTGTGTAATTAATGCTGCTACAAAAACAGCATTTCCTCTAACAAATTTAACAAAAAACGCCAACAAGAAAATTCCTAATACATTTCCATAGAAAATAGATCCAATAATATTTACAAGCTGAATTAAATTATCGAACAAATTGGCAATACAAGCCACAGAAATAGCAATGATTCCCCAAGCCAACGTAAACCATTTAGACGCTTTTACATAATGCTCTTCACTCTTATCTTCCCTTACATTTCGCTTGTATAAATCTATAGCCGTTGTACTCGCCAACGCATTTAATTCTGATGCTGTAGAAGACATTGCTGCAGATAAAATTACCGCCAATAAAAGTCCGATTAATCCTCTTGGTAAATTGTTTAAAATAAAATGAATAAACACATAATCTTTGTCATTCGATTCTATCTTTTTAATCGACTTTTCATCCACCTTTTTTATAATTGTTTTTGCAGATTCTTTTAACTCTAAGTCTCTTGTATTTAATTCTTGAATTCTTTCTTTTTCTTCTGCTTGAAAACCATCAGAAAATAACAGCCTTTTATCATTCTCTATAATCGTGTGCTCCTTTTCTAATTCTTGATATTCTGCTAAATATTCAGAATTCTGAACAGCTTCATTTGCGGTAGGATTAAAGTTTAATGGTGATGCATTAAATTGATAAAAAACAAAAACCATTACCCCAATTAACAAGATAAAAAACTGCATTGGCACTTTTAACAATCCGTTAAAAATTAAACCTAGCTGACTTTCTCTAACCGATTTTCCAGACAAGTAACGTTGCACCTGACTTTGGTCTGTTCCAAAATACGATAACATTAAAAAGGTTCCTCCTAAAATACCTGTCCAAACGGTATATCTATTACTTAAATCGAAAGAGAAATCTAACACTTCCATCTTATTACTAGCACCTGCAATTTCTAATGCGTTGGTGAAGGTAATATTCTCTGGAAGTTGACTCATAATCATAAAAAATGCAATTAGCATTCCTATAAAAATGATAATCATTTGTTGTTTTTGCGTTACGTTTACGGCTTTTGTTCCTCCAGAAACCGTGTAAATAATCACTAAAAAACCAATGATAATATTTAGTGTTAACAAGTCCCAATCTAACACCGCACTTAAAATAATTGCAGGTGCAAAAATGGTAATTCCTGCTGCCAATCCACGTTGAATTAAAAATAAAATTGCCGCTAAACTTCTTGTTTTTAAATCGAACCTTCCTTCTAAAAATTCATACGCAGTATAGACTTTTAACTTGTGATAAATCGGTATAAAAACCACACAAATAATAATCATTGCAATTGGCAAACCGAAGTAAAATTGCACAAAACCCATTCCGCTATGAAACGCTTGTCCTGGAGTTGATAAAAAGGTAATTGCACTGGCCTGAGTTGCCATTACAGACAAACCAATCGTCCACCATTTCGAGTCACTTCCCCCCTTAATATAATCTGTTACGTTGGCATTTTTTCTGGTAACGTAGGTTCCGTATGCCACAATAAAAATTAAGGTAACAGACAAAATAATCCAATCTATATAATGTAATTTACTTGTTATCTCCATTGCTTAAACCGTAAAATAATTTGAAATAAAATAAAACGTAATAATGTAAATTACATTGGCTATTAAAACCATTGAATATTCTTTTTTCCAAGTGTATTTTTGTCCTTTCATGTTGTGTTTTTTTGAAGCTATTTCCTGCTTTCCACTATATCTTTTTATGCTTCTCATTACCAAGTTTACTTTTTTTGTAAACTGCGGCAATTTCTTTTAAGCTAGCAGATTGCTTCGTTCCTCGCAATGACAATTTTAAAAAAGGCATAAAAAGGATGCCGTTTCAATCAGGGCTAAACTTGTTTAATTGCTTTTGTCATTCTTATAAAAAAAGCAATCCAAACTTACTTTGTTAGAGATTCTTGCCTGTGCAGAAATAACAAAAACTACTTTTTAGCTGCCTCTTTTTCTACTGTTTCATTTTTCTTTACAGACAACATATTTGCAAATAATTTATACGCTCCAGAAACTCCTGCGGGTAACTCTCTAAAGAAACTTAAACCAGTGTACATATAATTTCCTTTACCATATTTAGCAATTAACAAACTTCCGTTTTTAGCGGTTTCGCCTTTGTCGTGCATAGATAAAACTGGCGTATAAGCAGCATCCCAAGAACTAGGAAAATACAAACCACGTTCTTGTACCCAACCTTTAAAATCTTCGGATGTAATTTTATTAGGAAAGTTTAAAAGTGAATTCTCTGCATCTAAAACAGTAACCTCAGCAAATTCATCCGTAACACGATCTCTAGACAACTCTAAAGCAAAAGGAGCTGCAACATCTACACCTCTATTTGTGTTGTATTGCACAATCATGTTCCCTCCTTTTTCTACATATTCTAACAAGAATTTTTGCTTAAATTTTAATTCATCAACAACATTATAAGCTCTAATACCTACAACAATTGCATCGTACTTTAATAAGTTTTTACCATTAATTTCTAACGGGTTGATATCCTCTACAGTATACCCAATCTGACGTAAACTTTCTGGAACCACATCTCCTGCTCCTTTAATATAGCCAATTTTATTTCCTGCTTTTTTAATATTTAAACGTACTACTTTTGCTTCTGAATTTAATAAAACAGATTGTTTAGGTATGTGACTGTAGTTAATTTCTACCAATTCTTTAGTATACGTTTTTCCTTCTAACGTTGCTACTACTTCTAACTTCCCTTCAGACTGCTCTTTTGGTGGCGAAACCATAAAAGAAACGGTTTGCTTATCTTTTTTCTGAGCAATATCAAAAGAGATTTCGGCAGGTGTTACACTCCAATTTTCAGGAACTTTTAAGCTCACTTTTCCATTTACATAACCTGCTCCTGCTCTAACTTCTACACTAACTTGTTTAGCAATACTATCAGAAAAAATAAGTACTTTGTTTTTTAATTTGGTAGTTACTTTTGGTAACACCTCAAAGGGTTCGTAAATTTCTCCTTTATCTCTTTCTGCATACCTCATAACAACATTTTTAGTAATTGTTATTGGTAAATAACTAATCACCAAATTAAAATCAATTTTTACAACTCTTGGTGTTTCTGGTTTTCCTATCAATTCTTGATTGTCTACCTTATACATTCCTAAAGATGGTTCTTTTTTTAACCAATAAGGATCTGTATAGTCATCCGTTTTTATTAAAATATTTTCTGTAAAATTTATTTTTTTATTTTGCTCTAAATCAAAACCCTTGTAAATTAATTTTTTATCAAGCGTAGTTGTAATTGAAGTTAGTATCATAGGGAAAGAACTTCTGTTTACTAATTCAAAATTTACATCTATTTTAGAATTTGGTATTGCAGAAGAACTTACTGCAGAAGCCTCTATATATAAGCCTACACAAGCCTCAATAATTTCTTTAATTTGTTTTTCTTTAATTATTCTCCAATGAGTATCTTCTAGCTTTTCAATTAAAGTATATGCATTCATCAATTTTGGTAAATGTTTAGATGGATTAACAAAATCGAAATTATTTTCTACCTCATATAAAATCTCACCAATTTCACCTCCATTTTCAAGACGGTTCCAAGTGGTATTTATTCCTGAAAAAATATCATTTTCATCTTTTAAGGCATCTCCTTTTAAAAACTC
Encoded here:
- a CDS encoding M42 family metallopeptidase, coding for MAKKSILNKDSLTFLEKYLNNAAPTGYEWEGQKIWMDYLKPYVDTFITDTYGSAVGVINPDAKYKVVIEGHADEISWYVNYISDNGLIYVIRNGGSDHQIAPSKIVNIHTKNGIVKGVFGWPAIHTRDKANEQAPKPDNIFIDTGCATKEEVEALGVHVGCVITYPDEFHILNGDKFVCRALDNRMGGFMIAEVARLLKENKKELPFGLYITNSVQEEIGLRGAEMITQTIKPNVAIVTDVTHDTTTPMIEKKSAGLLELGKGPVIAYAPAVQQKLRDLITETAEAKKIPFQRSALSRATGTDTDAFAYSNGGVASALISLPLRYMHTTVEMVHRDDVENVIKMIYETLLNIKGGETFSYFE
- a CDS encoding NUDIX hydrolase — encoded protein: MDELIDILTPEGKPTGKTALKSEAHKNGWFHATVHVWLFTSDEKIVLQKRALTKKVFPGMWDISVAGHVGAGEHIITAAKREVLEEIGLQLTEKDLIKIGTRIHQVTHANGIIDNEHHHVFIAELKVSISTLTIQKEEVDAIQLFNLSTLKNTESLDNILLSRFHDYYCSVYNQILKNIQNSHQNEKK
- a CDS encoding Gfo/Idh/MocA family protein, which gives rise to MEKKVIKWGIIGLGNIAQKFAADLATVENAELVAVASRSQENANEFASTYNSKKAYNSYLDLAKDAEVDAVYIATPHSFHKEHAILCLQHKKAVLCEKPFAMNLQEVEEMIAVAKENNVLLMEALWTYFLPHYTYVLESLKNEKFGKILKLEADFGFFRAFDNDSRLFKKEVGGGSLLDIGIYPIFAALSTLGKPDIIEADATFFDNGADSSCNMTFNYTGTKAVLKSTLVEDTATEAVFTCERGVIKINTMFHMPTTVTVIENGKEEIIDFNYKTIGYNFETIHFNNLLKTNKKESDLMTFDFSINLIKTLDKVREIIGLEY
- a CDS encoding sodium:solute symporter family transporter, producing MEITSKLHYIDWIILSVTLIFIVAYGTYVTRKNANVTDYIKGGSDSKWWTIGLSVMATQASAITFLSTPGQAFHSGMGFVQFYFGLPIAMIIICVVFIPIYHKLKVYTAYEFLEGRFDLKTRSLAAILFLIQRGLAAGITIFAPAIILSAVLDWDLLTLNIIIGFLVIIYTVSGGTKAVNVTQKQQMIIIFIGMLIAFFMIMSQLPENITFTNALEIAGASNKMEVLDFSFDLSNRYTVWTGILGGTFLMLSYFGTDQSQVQRYLSGKSVRESQLGLIFNGLLKVPMQFFILLIGVMVFVFYQFNASPLNFNPTANEAVQNSEYLAEYQELEKEHTIIENDKRLLFSDGFQAEEKERIQELNTRDLELKESAKTIIKKVDEKSIKKIESNDKDYVFIHFILNNLPRGLIGLLLAVILSAAMSSTASELNALASTTAIDLYKRNVREDKSEEHYVKASKWFTLAWGIIAISVACIANLFDNLIQLVNIIGSIFYGNVLGIFLLAFFVKFVRGNAVFVAALITQALIITVFLLDWLPYLWLNLLGCALVMGIAIIIQTFMPSKDNYTDDFKTVEI
- a CDS encoding PIG-L family deacetylase: MKKFLLSIVAVLLISISVFAQKPQKLTSNQIYEKIQKLNFLGTALYIAAHPDDENTRLIAYLANNVKARTGYLSLTRGDGGQNLIGPEIRELLGVIRTQELLAARNVDGGEQLFTRANDFGYSKHPDETLKIWNKEEVLSDVVWAIRTFKPDVIINRFDHRTPGTTHGHHTSSAMLSVAAFDIVADSTKYPSQLKYTETWSPKRLFQNTSSWFYRGREAEFKEKTKNFTKLDVGVYYPLKGVSNNELASIASSQHLCQGFGRLTTRGSENEYLEFLKGDALKDENDIFSGINTTWNRLENGGEIGEILYEVENNFDFVNPSKHLPKLMNAYTLIEKLEDTHWRIIKEKQIKEIIEACVGLYIEASAVSSSAIPNSKIDVNFELVNRSSFPMILTSITTTLDKKLIYKGFDLEQNKKINFTENILIKTDDYTDPYWLKKEPSLGMYKVDNQELIGKPETPRVVKIDFNLVISYLPITITKNVVMRYAERDKGEIYEPFEVLPKVTTKLKNKVLIFSDSIAKQVSVEVRAGAGYVNGKVSLKVPENWSVTPAEISFDIAQKKDKQTVSFMVSPPKEQSEGKLEVVATLEGKTYTKELVEINYSHIPKQSVLLNSEAKVVRLNIKKAGNKIGYIKGAGDVVPESLRQIGYTVEDINPLEINGKNLLKYDAIVVGIRAYNVVDELKFKQKFLLEYVEKGGNMIVQYNTNRGVDVAAPFALELSRDRVTDEFAEVTVLDAENSLLNFPNKITSEDFKGWVQERGLYFPSSWDAAYTPVLSMHDKGETAKNGSLLIAKYGKGNYMYTGLSFFRELPAGVSGAYKLFANMLSVKKNETVEKEAAKK